Proteins found in one Pseudochaenichthys georgianus chromosome 13, fPseGeo1.2, whole genome shotgun sequence genomic segment:
- the LOC117457113 gene encoding aldehyde dehydrogenase family 3 member A2-like isoform X2, with protein sequence MSREQLTVQRARKSFQTGKSKPLEYRIHQLKSLLRFITERRRDIADAVKKDLGKSANGTELFETLGLEGEIKLAIGKLAEWAAPRPVERNLLTISDEVYVQPEPLGVVLIIGAWNYPWAITLQPLVAAIAAGNAAIIKPSEVSSNSSKVMEELLPQYLDKDLFPVVTGGVSETQELLKQRFDHVFYTGSSSVGRIVLEAAARHLTPVTLELGGKSPCYIDKNCDISMACRRITWGKFVNCGQTCIAPDFVLCEPSIQSRVVEEIKKCIKEFYTENPETFEDYGRIINQHHFKRLMGLMEGSTVAVGGGSNESQCYIAPTVLQDVTGESKVMKEEIFGPLLPIITVSGVDEAIQFINEREKPLVLYVFSNNNKLIKRVIAETSSGALLANDCLVHFTVSALPFGGVGNSGMGCYHGLHGFNQLSHLRSCLIKQLNMEAFNNMRYPPHTDKKLGWARFFLLKQLNVGRLRRVALLAALACLAAFVVQRFLQWG encoded by the exons ATGTCCCGGGAACAACTGACTGTACAGCGGGCCAGGAAGTCCTTCCAGACAGGGAAGAGCAAGCCTCTGGAGTACAGGATCCACCAGCTGAAGAGCCTGCTGCGCTTCATCACAGAGAGACGCAGGGACATAGCAGATGCTGTCAAAAAGGACCTCGGCAAG AGTGCAAATGGGACGGAGCTGTTTGAGACCCTGGGACTGGAGGGAGAGATCAAGCTGGCTATAGGGAAGCTGGCAGAGTGGGCGGCTCCTCGGCCGGTGGAGAGGAACCTCCTCACCATATCAGATGAGGTCTACGTGCAGCCGGAGCCTCTGGGGGTGGTGCTCATCATCGGGGCCTGGAACTACCCCTGGGCCATCACCCTGcagccgctggtggcagccatCGCTGCTG GTAATGCAGCAATAATAAAGCCGTCAGAGGTCAGCTCTAACTCTTCCAAGGTCATGGAGGAACTCCTCCCTCAGTATCTAGACAAA GATCTGTTCCCTGTGGTGACGGGTGGAGTGTCAGAGACCCAGGAGCTGCTGAAGCAGAGGTTTGACCACGTCTTCTACACAGGCAGCAGCTCCGTGGGTAGAATAGTGTTGGAGGCCGCGGCTCGCCACCTCACCCCAGTGACCCTGGAGCTGGGGGGGAAGAGCCCCTGTTACATCGACAAGAACTGTGACATCAGCATGGCATGCCG TCGCATCACCTGGGGAAAGTTTGTGAACTGTGGCCAGACGTGCATCGCTCCTGACTTCGTCCTCTGCGAACCCTCCATCCAGAGCAGAGTGGTGGAAGAGATCAAGAAATGCATCAAG GAGTTTTACACAGAGAATCCCGAAACCTTTGAGGACTACGGACGCATTATAAACCAGCATCACTTTAAGAGGCTCATGGGTCTGATGGAGGGGAGCACAGTGGCTGTGGGTGGAGGCAGCAATGAATCCCAGTGCTATATAG ctcccaCTGTGTTGCAGGATGTGACGGGGGAGTCCAAAGTGATGAAGGAGGAGATCTTTGGGCCGCTGCTGCCCATCATCACTGTGAGCGGTGTGGACGAGGCCATCCAGTTTATTAACGAGAGAGAAAAACCTCTGGTCTTATACGTCTTCTCCAACAACAACAAG CTGATCAAAAGAGTGATAGCAGAGACGTCCAGTGGAGCTCTGCTAGCTAACGACTGTCTGGTGCACTTCACTGTTAGCGCTCTGCCTTTTGGAGGAGTTG GTAACAGCGGTATGGGATGCTATCACGGCCTGCACGGTTTCAACCAGCTCAGCCACCTGCGAAGCTGTCTGATCAAGCAGCTGAACATGGAGGCATTCAACAACATGCGCTACCCCCCCCACACAGACAAAAAGCTGGGCTGGGCGCGCTTCTTTCTGCTCAAGCAGCTGAACGTGGGCCGGCTGCGGCGCGTGGCCCTGCTGGCCGCGCTGGCCTGCCTGGCAGCGTTTGTGGTGCAG
- the LOC117457113 gene encoding aldehyde dehydrogenase family 3 member A2-like isoform X1: protein MSREQLTVQRARKSFQTGKSKPLEYRIHQLKSLLRFITERRRDIADAVKKDLGKSANGTELFETLGLEGEIKLAIGKLAEWAAPRPVERNLLTISDEVYVQPEPLGVVLIIGAWNYPWAITLQPLVAAIAAGNAAIIKPSEVSSNSSKVMEELLPQYLDKDLFPVVTGGVSETQELLKQRFDHVFYTGSSSVGRIVLEAAARHLTPVTLELGGKSPCYIDKNCDISMACRRITWGKFVNCGQTCIAPDFVLCEPSIQSRVVEEIKKCIKEFYTENPETFEDYGRIINQHHFKRLMGLMEGSTVAVGGGSNESQCYIAPTVLQDVTGESKVMKEEIFGPLLPIITVSGVDEAIQFINEREKPLVLYVFSNNNKLIKRVIAETSSGALLANDCLVHFTVSALPFGGVGNSGMGCYHGLHGFNQLSHLRSCLIKQLNMEAFNNMRYPPHTDKKLGWARFFLLKQLNVGRLRRVALLAALACLAAFVVQVKHLKSTCPVHRGIKGITLISLMYCSTLV from the exons ATGTCCCGGGAACAACTGACTGTACAGCGGGCCAGGAAGTCCTTCCAGACAGGGAAGAGCAAGCCTCTGGAGTACAGGATCCACCAGCTGAAGAGCCTGCTGCGCTTCATCACAGAGAGACGCAGGGACATAGCAGATGCTGTCAAAAAGGACCTCGGCAAG AGTGCAAATGGGACGGAGCTGTTTGAGACCCTGGGACTGGAGGGAGAGATCAAGCTGGCTATAGGGAAGCTGGCAGAGTGGGCGGCTCCTCGGCCGGTGGAGAGGAACCTCCTCACCATATCAGATGAGGTCTACGTGCAGCCGGAGCCTCTGGGGGTGGTGCTCATCATCGGGGCCTGGAACTACCCCTGGGCCATCACCCTGcagccgctggtggcagccatCGCTGCTG GTAATGCAGCAATAATAAAGCCGTCAGAGGTCAGCTCTAACTCTTCCAAGGTCATGGAGGAACTCCTCCCTCAGTATCTAGACAAA GATCTGTTCCCTGTGGTGACGGGTGGAGTGTCAGAGACCCAGGAGCTGCTGAAGCAGAGGTTTGACCACGTCTTCTACACAGGCAGCAGCTCCGTGGGTAGAATAGTGTTGGAGGCCGCGGCTCGCCACCTCACCCCAGTGACCCTGGAGCTGGGGGGGAAGAGCCCCTGTTACATCGACAAGAACTGTGACATCAGCATGGCATGCCG TCGCATCACCTGGGGAAAGTTTGTGAACTGTGGCCAGACGTGCATCGCTCCTGACTTCGTCCTCTGCGAACCCTCCATCCAGAGCAGAGTGGTGGAAGAGATCAAGAAATGCATCAAG GAGTTTTACACAGAGAATCCCGAAACCTTTGAGGACTACGGACGCATTATAAACCAGCATCACTTTAAGAGGCTCATGGGTCTGATGGAGGGGAGCACAGTGGCTGTGGGTGGAGGCAGCAATGAATCCCAGTGCTATATAG ctcccaCTGTGTTGCAGGATGTGACGGGGGAGTCCAAAGTGATGAAGGAGGAGATCTTTGGGCCGCTGCTGCCCATCATCACTGTGAGCGGTGTGGACGAGGCCATCCAGTTTATTAACGAGAGAGAAAAACCTCTGGTCTTATACGTCTTCTCCAACAACAACAAG CTGATCAAAAGAGTGATAGCAGAGACGTCCAGTGGAGCTCTGCTAGCTAACGACTGTCTGGTGCACTTCACTGTTAGCGCTCTGCCTTTTGGAGGAGTTG GTAACAGCGGTATGGGATGCTATCACGGCCTGCACGGTTTCAACCAGCTCAGCCACCTGCGAAGCTGTCTGATCAAGCAGCTGAACATGGAGGCATTCAACAACATGCGCTACCCCCCCCACACAGACAAAAAGCTGGGCTGGGCGCGCTTCTTTCTGCTCAAGCAGCTGAACGTGGGCCGGCTGCGGCGCGTGGCCCTGCTGGCCGCGCTGGCCTGCCTGGCAGCGTTTGTGGTGCAGGTAAAACATCTGAAATCCACCTGCCCAGTCCACAGAGGAATCAAAGGGATCACTTTGATATCCTTAATGTATTGTTCTACTCTTGTGTAG